In Rhizobium jaguaris, a single window of DNA contains:
- a CDS encoding AraC family transcriptional regulator, producing MTAIPADKCRVPQAFWRAVERIGLPPSAVLRQARLPGTLHLGENGMVTTAQYFAIFRALEELAPEPALGLRLVREADTAIHPPSTLAALHARDYRDGLYRVARFKRLCTPEQLSFSEENGEVSITSNWIHATETEPGIATDVAFAFLVELGRRGTGQPLAPIRVEFMRAGPKSDLYRLFFGCPIRYGAPRNKLLLKSADLDRPFPGHNPELLDILTPALAAAMGELEARSSVGAQVKVVLKRSLASGRPELSQIARDLNMSERTLQRRITDEGKTFRELLSEARQELGRQLLSNPSTDIDEVACLLGYQDRSSFYRAFRDWEGLTPLQWRELNGREAPQSHSLH from the coding sequence ATGACGGCAATACCGGCGGATAAATGCAGGGTTCCTCAGGCATTCTGGCGTGCGGTCGAGAGGATCGGTTTACCGCCGTCTGCGGTCCTACGTCAGGCCCGGCTTCCCGGCACGCTGCATCTGGGCGAGAACGGCATGGTGACGACGGCGCAGTATTTCGCGATATTCCGGGCGCTTGAAGAGCTGGCGCCGGAGCCTGCACTCGGGCTTCGGCTGGTCCGCGAAGCTGATACAGCCATCCATCCGCCGTCCACTTTGGCGGCCTTGCATGCCAGGGATTATCGCGACGGCCTCTATCGCGTTGCGCGCTTCAAGCGGCTCTGCACACCCGAACAGTTGAGCTTCAGCGAGGAGAATGGTGAAGTCTCAATCACGAGTAACTGGATTCACGCGACCGAGACGGAACCGGGCATCGCCACGGATGTCGCCTTTGCGTTCCTGGTTGAACTCGGCCGCCGTGGCACCGGCCAGCCTCTGGCTCCTATCCGGGTCGAGTTCATGCGTGCCGGCCCAAAGAGCGATCTCTATCGGCTCTTCTTCGGATGCCCCATCCGATATGGAGCGCCACGCAACAAGCTCCTCCTGAAGTCCGCCGATCTTGACCGGCCCTTTCCGGGGCACAACCCCGAGCTCCTGGATATCCTCACGCCGGCGCTTGCCGCTGCCATGGGTGAACTGGAGGCGCGTAGTTCTGTCGGCGCCCAGGTCAAGGTCGTGCTGAAACGAAGTCTGGCAAGCGGGCGCCCCGAGCTGTCGCAGATCGCCCGGGATCTCAATATGAGCGAACGAACGCTCCAGCGCCGCATCACCGACGAGGGCAAGACGTTCCGCGAGCTTCTGTCGGAAGCGCGCCAGGAACTGGGACGGCAACTCCTCTCCAATCCATCCACTGACATCGACGAGGTAGCGTGTCTGCTGGGCTATCAGGATCGTAGTTCCTTCTACCGTGCCTTTCGTGATTGGGAGGGGCTGACGCCACTCCAGTGGCGCGAGTTGAACGGGCGCGAAGCACCGCAAAGCCATTCGCTGCATTGA